A window of Edaphobacter lichenicola contains these coding sequences:
- a CDS encoding epoxide hydrolase family protein gives MTQTSATPQGSKLPADKDAIRPFQVSVPEAELTELRSRINATKWPERETVTDATQGVQLATVQALARYWATEYDWRKIEAKMNALPQFITEIDGLDIHFIHVRSKHENALPLIVTHGWPGSIIEQIKIIDSLTNPTAHGGDASDAFHLVIPSMPGYGYSGKPTTTGWDVDHIARAWVVLMKCLGYTKFVAQGGDWGAVIVDQMGVQAPPELLGIHTNMPGIFPVDIDQAAFSGAPAPSGLSADEKIAYERLQFVYQKGIGYGFQMGLRPQTLYGIVDSPVGLAAYFLDHDARSYELISRVFAGESEGLTRDDILDNITITWLTNTALSGARLYWENWGKLGYFNAKGVSIPVAVSVFPDELYPAPRSWAEQAYPKLIHYNKVEKGGHFAAWEQPQLFSEEVRAGFRSLRSGVAKSEVNFAKAS, from the coding sequence ATGACCCAAACCAGTGCTACACCACAAGGCAGCAAGCTGCCAGCTGACAAGGACGCGATTCGTCCGTTTCAGGTGAGTGTTCCGGAAGCGGAACTCACCGAATTGCGCAGCCGCATCAACGCGACAAAGTGGCCTGAACGAGAAACGGTTACCGACGCAACGCAAGGCGTGCAGCTGGCGACGGTCCAGGCGCTCGCGCGCTATTGGGCGACAGAGTATGACTGGCGCAAGATCGAGGCAAAAATGAACGCACTGCCGCAGTTCATTACCGAGATCGATGGACTGGACATTCATTTCATACATGTGCGCTCGAAGCATGAGAATGCGTTGCCGCTGATCGTTACGCACGGATGGCCCGGCTCGATCATCGAACAGATAAAGATCATCGATTCGCTGACCAATCCCACCGCACACGGCGGAGATGCATCCGATGCGTTCCACCTGGTGATCCCGTCAATGCCGGGCTACGGATACTCAGGCAAACCGACCACCACCGGGTGGGACGTTGACCACATCGCGCGTGCCTGGGTCGTGCTGATGAAGTGCCTAGGATACACGAAATTCGTGGCGCAAGGCGGCGATTGGGGCGCGGTCATCGTCGATCAAATGGGCGTGCAGGCGCCTCCGGAGTTGCTCGGAATTCACACCAACATGCCTGGCATCTTTCCAGTCGACATTGACCAGGCGGCTTTTTCCGGGGCGCCGGCGCCATCGGGCCTCTCAGCCGATGAGAAGATCGCTTACGAACGTTTGCAGTTCGTATATCAAAAAGGAATCGGCTACGGGTTCCAGATGGGGCTGCGACCGCAGACACTATACGGAATCGTGGATTCACCCGTCGGCCTGGCAGCTTATTTCCTTGATCACGACGCGCGCAGCTACGAGCTGATCTCACGCGTCTTTGCGGGAGAGTCCGAAGGCCTCACGCGCGACGACATCCTCGACAACATCACGATCACATGGTTGACGAACACGGCACTTTCTGGCGCCCGTCTCTATTGGGAGAATTGGGGCAAACTAGGGTATTTCAATGCCAAAGGCGTCTCCATCCCGGTTGCCGTGAGCGTCTTCCCTGACGAGCTCTATCCAGCCCCGCGGAGCTGGGCAGAGCAGGCGTATCCTAAACTTATCCACTACAACAAGGTTGAGAAAGGCGGACACTTTGCGGCCTGGGAACAGCCACAACTCTTTTCCGAAGAGGTGCGCGCGGGCTTCAGATCGCTGCGGTCAGGCGTGGCGAAGTCGGAAGTGAACTTCGCTAAAGCTAGCTAA
- a CDS encoding DEAD/DEAH box helicase: MNFATLDATEQNDQIVRNQQHSAPEANTAVANPAGLPLVEDVRFTDFNISDSLKTRLTNAGFTMPTPVQAKAIPPALEGNDILATASTGTGKTLSFLIPMIQRMDANSVPSTKGKRGPIRSLILLPTRELAMQVLEAYWKLVPGSKSDAVLVCGGLSENNQLDQLDRGPRLVVATPGRLEDFLRRREININSVEMLVLDEVDRMLDMGFLPAIRRIVGALPKTRQTMCYSATLDANIREIVRDYVNKPVRIEIGQTSKPSDRVELRVYTVMQDQKLGLLDQMLRQEEGTFLVFSRTKHGADRISKKLEKLGHDADVIHGDRSQSQRTAALKGFATGRHRVLVATDVAARGIDVQDIAHVVNYDLPNASDDFVHRIGRTGRAGKKGVATTFVMPQERHDARKLERELKIKFEWREADKNLEKEVRNAPLDTTAQGQDLMQLETRSWKGNDPVTPMTTPNANYGGNKSGFRSRNGGGGFSGGRNSGGRGPGGRPSSNSRPGSSRSGPARRGQ, from the coding sequence TTGAACTTCGCAACTCTAGACGCAACCGAACAGAACGACCAGATCGTTCGCAACCAGCAGCACTCCGCTCCCGAAGCCAACACCGCCGTCGCGAATCCCGCAGGCCTTCCTCTCGTTGAGGACGTTCGCTTCACCGACTTTAACATCTCGGACTCGCTCAAGACCCGCCTCACCAACGCGGGCTTCACCATGCCAACGCCCGTCCAGGCCAAGGCCATCCCGCCCGCGCTCGAAGGCAACGACATCCTCGCCACCGCCTCCACCGGCACCGGCAAGACCCTCAGCTTCCTCATCCCGATGATCCAGCGCATGGACGCGAACTCGGTCCCCAGCACCAAGGGCAAGCGCGGTCCCATCCGTTCCCTCATCCTGCTGCCGACGCGCGAGCTCGCCATGCAGGTCCTCGAGGCCTACTGGAAGCTCGTCCCCGGCTCGAAGAGCGACGCTGTGCTCGTCTGCGGCGGCCTCTCCGAGAACAACCAGCTCGATCAGCTCGACCGCGGACCCCGTCTCGTCGTCGCCACCCCTGGCCGCCTCGAAGACTTCCTCCGCCGCCGCGAGATCAACATCAACTCCGTCGAGATGCTCGTCCTTGACGAAGTCGATCGCATGCTCGACATGGGCTTCCTTCCCGCAATTCGCCGCATCGTCGGCGCGCTGCCGAAGACACGCCAGACCATGTGCTACTCCGCGACCCTCGACGCGAACATCCGCGAGATCGTTCGCGACTACGTCAACAAGCCCGTCCGCATCGAGATCGGCCAGACCTCAAAGCCGTCCGACCGCGTAGAACTCCGTGTCTACACCGTCATGCAGGACCAGAAGCTCGGCCTGCTCGACCAGATGCTGCGCCAGGAAGAGGGCACCTTCCTCGTCTTCTCGCGCACCAAGCACGGCGCCGACCGCATCTCGAAGAAGCTCGAGAAGCTCGGTCACGATGCCGACGTCATCCACGGCGACCGCAGCCAGTCCCAGCGCACCGCCGCTCTCAAGGGCTTTGCCACCGGCCGTCATCGCGTCCTCGTCGCCACCGACGTTGCCGCCCGTGGCATCGACGTGCAGGACATCGCCCACGTCGTCAACTACGACCTGCCCAATGCTTCGGACGACTTCGTTCACCGCATTGGCCGCACCGGCCGCGCCGGCAAGAAGGGCGTTGCCACAACGTTCGTCATGCCCCAGGAGCGTCACGACGCCCGCAAGCTCGAGCGCGAACTGAAGATAAAGTTTGAGTGGCGCGAGGCCGATAAGAACCTTGAGAAGGAAGTCCGCAACGCACCCCTCGACACAACAGCTCAGGGACAGGACCTCATGCAGCTTGAAACCCGCTCCTGGAAGGGCAACGATCCCGTCACACCGATGACGACGCCCAACGCCAACTACGGCGGCAACAAGAGTGGCTTCCGCAGTCGCAACGGTGGCGGCGGCTTCTCCGGCGGACGCAACTCCGGTGGCCGTGGCCCCGGTGGTCGTCCCAGCAGCAACAGCCGCCCCGGCAGCAGCCGTTCCGGCCCAGCTCGCCGCGGTCAGTAA
- a CDS encoding ABC-F family ATP-binding cassette domain-containing protein, with translation MISVSNVTMRYGSKLLFEDVSVTFTTGRRYGLTGPNGAGKSTFMKCLTGEIDPQKGTVVKPKKIGVLSQDQYAFDAYRVIDTVIMGNKGLWAALEEREIIYAKPEMTDEDGSRLGELEGIVGDEDGYEAESNAAVLLQGLDIPDELHERKMSELQGGQKVRVLLAQALFGNPQALLLDEPTNYLDLESIHWLQDFLTRYNGTVITISHDRHFLNNVCTHIADIDYETIITYNGGYDDMVLQKTSIRTRIESQNEQREKKIAQLNDFIARFSAGTRSSQVNSRKKEVERLATSELARSNIARPFISFKMERPSGKNVLEFEQVNKSYVQKDGKTEHVINNFTASVTRGDKVILMGRNGQGKTTLLKALLANGPGIEELGFEDKSVSIDSGSVKWGHEVSIGYFAQDHKGSIQLGMTASDWLHQFDPQATKEDIRGILGQMLFKGEEGLKKTDALSGGEAARLLFCKIMLQKPNVLVLDEPTNHLDLESINALNQAIQKYEGTVFLVTHDQDLIEEAGTRIWHFEGGPTDFHITDHKGPYEEYQQQLAIAAK, from the coding sequence ATGATCTCAGTATCCAACGTCACTATGCGCTATGGCTCGAAGCTCCTCTTCGAGGATGTTTCAGTCACCTTCACCACCGGCCGCCGCTACGGCCTCACCGGGCCCAACGGCGCCGGCAAATCCACCTTCATGAAGTGCCTCACCGGCGAGATCGACCCACAAAAGGGAACTGTCGTGAAGCCGAAAAAAATCGGCGTCCTCTCCCAGGACCAGTATGCCTTCGACGCCTACCGCGTCATCGACACCGTCATCATGGGCAACAAGGGTCTTTGGGCCGCCCTTGAAGAGCGCGAGATCATCTACGCCAAGCCCGAGATGACCGACGAAGACGGCTCCCGCCTCGGCGAACTCGAAGGCATCGTCGGCGACGAAGACGGCTACGAAGCCGAGTCCAACGCCGCCGTCCTCCTGCAAGGCCTCGATATCCCCGACGAGCTCCACGAGCGCAAGATGTCCGAGCTCCAGGGTGGCCAGAAGGTCCGTGTCCTCCTCGCGCAGGCCCTCTTCGGCAACCCGCAGGCGCTGCTCCTCGACGAGCCCACCAACTACCTCGACCTCGAGTCCATCCACTGGCTCCAGGACTTCCTCACCCGCTACAACGGCACCGTCATCACCATCTCGCACGACCGGCACTTCCTCAACAATGTCTGCACCCACATCGCCGACATCGACTACGAGACCATCATCACCTACAACGGCGGCTACGACGACATGGTCCTCCAGAAGACCAGCATCCGCACCCGCATCGAGAGTCAGAACGAACAGCGCGAAAAGAAGATCGCCCAGCTCAACGACTTCATCGCCCGCTTCTCCGCCGGTACCCGCTCCAGCCAGGTGAACTCCCGCAAGAAAGAAGTAGAGCGCCTCGCCACAAGCGAACTGGCCCGCTCCAACATCGCGCGCCCCTTCATCAGCTTCAAGATGGAGCGCCCCTCCGGCAAAAACGTCCTCGAGTTCGAGCAGGTCAACAAGTCCTACGTCCAGAAGGACGGCAAGACCGAGCACGTCATCAACAACTTCACCGCCTCGGTCACACGCGGCGACAAGGTCATCCTCATGGGCCGCAACGGCCAGGGCAAAACCACCCTCCTCAAGGCCTTGCTGGCCAATGGCCCCGGCATCGAAGAGCTTGGGTTTGAGGACAAGTCCGTCTCCATCGACTCCGGCTCCGTCAAATGGGGCCACGAGGTCTCCATCGGCTACTTCGCGCAGGACCACAAAGGCTCCATCCAACTCGGCATGACCGCCAGCGACTGGCTCCACCAGTTCGATCCGCAAGCCACCAAGGAAGACATTCGCGGCATCCTCGGCCAGATGCTCTTCAAGGGTGAAGAGGGCCTCAAGAAGACCGACGCTCTCTCCGGAGGCGAAGCCGCCCGTCTGCTCTTCTGCAAGATTATGCTGCAAAAGCCCAACGTCCTCGTCCTCGACGAGCCCACCAACCACCTGGACCTCGAGAGCATCAACGCCCTCAACCAGGCGATCCAGAAGTACGAAGGCACCGTCTTCCTCGTCACTCACGACCAGGATCTCATCGAAGAGGCTGGCACCCGAATCTGGCACTTCGAAGGTGGCCCTACCGACTTCCACATCACTGACCACAAGGGTCCGTACGAGGAGTATCAGCAGCAACTCGCCATCGCTGCAAAATAA
- a CDS encoding DUF2237 family protein: protein MPTVEPIKNRGKNVLGQPLDICGCEPMTGFYRTGCCETGPDDHGVHTICCVVDAPFLEASKALGNDLSTPMPQFGFEGLKPGDRWCVCAARWLQVQQAGAACPIILEATHENTLKIVPFELLIQYAVIPSQLH from the coding sequence ATGCCCACCGTAGAACCCATCAAAAATCGCGGCAAAAATGTCCTCGGCCAACCCCTCGACATCTGCGGCTGCGAGCCCATGACCGGCTTCTACCGCACCGGCTGCTGCGAGACCGGCCCCGACGACCACGGCGTCCACACCATCTGCTGCGTCGTCGACGCGCCCTTCCTCGAAGCCTCCAAGGCCCTCGGCAACGACCTCAGCACACCCATGCCGCAGTTCGGCTTTGAAGGCCTCAAACCCGGCGACCGCTGGTGCGTCTGTGCCGCCCGCTGGCTGCAAGTCCAGCAAGCCGGAGCAGCCTGCCCCATCATCCTCGAAGCCACCCACGAGAACACGCTCAAGATCGTCCCCTTCGAACTCCTCATCCAATACGCCGTAATCCCCAGCCAACTCCACTAA